A window of Amia ocellicauda isolate fAmiCal2 chromosome 20, fAmiCal2.hap1, whole genome shotgun sequence genomic DNA:
GGATTAATGTTGCAGAAGGTAAATTAAGTTTGTGGAACCCTTGAAAGCACTGCAGTTTACATCCTCAAAGCATGGGTGGGATTACTTGGCAAAAACTTCTCAATGTGCCACAGCAGTCTAGACTGACGTCTAGCCGAAACAGACAACTGCAACTGTACTTAAAAGTATTTAATCATTGTGTATGAAAATCATTATATGAGGCCTACATTTTCTTCAAAGTATTCTTTACCTTATTTGATTATTTCTATACtttaataaagcattttatttattttaaatcaaaaatcACATTGAAATGCTCACTTGCTTGGAGTATGAAAGGATGCAATcccaacaaaaatatattggtGAGAGGTAAACATATCAGAGTCTGTCCCACGCTATTGGATCTGTCTTGGAACCACATCCTCCTGGTAAAGTAGGCAGACTTTGTCATCAATCATAAGTTACTAACAGCTGATCGTAGACCCAGGCAATAGAGCAGTGGTTTTCCTTGAGGACCCCCGAAGCGTGttgtgagatttttatcccctcaaaaatattgttattttttttttcaaatcaaacttattcaaagttGTGAACATGTAACATTTAAACATCTATACTgtagacttttttttaaatgatatatcCAACTGAAGTAGATTTCTAAACAGAAAGGAAGTGAGAACAGCAGTCGGGTCGCGCTGGTTGTGACTGAATGCGCACCTGCTCCGAgctgcagtgctatcagtggtactgaaacACAATTGATTAAATGGAAAAGATGTTGAATTAGTTTTTATCttgcactctgcttgtcctttttCTAGGTTGGACTAAAtagattttataaatattatttaatgtttgtcCTTGCCTTTTTGgtaggcttatttattttatttgaaacagcttaaattaactgaataTATTTTTATCATGCTCAGCTCAGGTGtgcattcagtccacaaacaaaacatttcagttgcGTAACATTTCATCAAATAGAATAAAACggaggatagcatgtttgatccgtgtgctcttgttttcaacaattgtattgTCCTTTGTTACGTTTAACGCTTTTACATTTTAACCACTGCAATAGAGGCTTGGCAATAGACCTGCAGTTTAATGTAGTGATGAGAGCTGGTGGAATAAGCAGCCACCTGCTCTACCTTGATCTGCAGTTGCATTTATTGTGGCACCATGTCCTCCGTACTGGGCAGAAAGTGGCCATTAAAAATCAGTCGGTTCTCATTGTTCCTGTAACTTTAACATTAAAGGAAACCATATGTTTTATGGCTCCCATCTTGCCAGCATGAATGTATACCTACCTACATACCTAAAAATCCTTAATAGGTTATAATAAAACCAATATTTGTCTgtagttattttttctttgccaGAAAACCTTCAATGAAGGCACAACAGTTATTagtctttattattatgtttgaaATGCATGATTAATCAGAAGAGCATAGCCTCAAACTAGTAAATGATAGTGGGTTGTCAAAGTGTGTTCAAATTATCACAGTTCTGGTCATTTGCTGTACAATCATGTAATCAAGGCTCATGTTCAGTGAACCTTCTGGTTTCTTTAGCAGCTTAAATGATtacaatgtaattatatatttttcctgaaGGCTTGATATAATTTTGTAATCTTTATTCATGCAGgagtgtaaaatgtttttttttttttttttgcatcttttaATCTTGTCCACGCTGTAAGGATAAATAACAGTAGGTCACACTAAGTACATTTTAGACTCTTACACCATCAGCAGTATTTATATATGCAAGCTACATTGAAGCcctgtgtattagtacacatattgatttttaaaatgtctgtatGACAGATTTACTGGTTGGTTTGTAATATCCAGTAATAAGAGTGAGATTTTGCTGGCATCCTTCTTATTGGAAAAGCTACAAAGACTATAAATGTTGGTTGTAGATCAGCAGAATCTTCCAGGGAAAATCCAAGATTAGAAATTAGGCATACCGATGAAGGAAGGACATTGTTTTAAGATTTGGGTCGTTCAGAGAGCATTGTTTTTAGTAATTTAGATAAAGTATgtatttaaagtaatttaagTGTTAAAATTACGGATATAATTTAGTCTTGTTAGGTTTAGAGTCCCTAGTAAacatatgtttttgtttagggATGCTTTTTTTACTTAAAGTAATGGGTTGTAGAGTTGTTAGAATTTTTTAATTTGAGTTTATAGGGTAAGGGCTTATCCGTCGAAACTGCAAGATAGTATCATAGTTCAGACTAAGGATTCTGACTATTATGTAGGTGTTAATCTCATTAATTTCCATATCTTTATCAACCAAAGGATTGTATGTTCACCATTTCACAAATAAAGGGAAATTGAGAAATTGGAAATGTAAGAAACGTGAGCAAACTAAACTTAAATTAAGATTGCAGATGAATGCAGGAATGGTCCTGTGCTTATATTAAGGTTAAAAGTGTTCTCTTctactatttatttttcttgtgtgaTGTTACATCAATGTGCCACAGCACACCAGTTGGGAAACACTTGTGTGTGCAGTCTGTGATCTAAACAGCCTCAATTCCATTATACACATAGCAGTTtatattgatcatttaatatGTGGTTCAAGTCCAAATTCATTTAGATTCATTCAATATCAATTTGACCTTCATTTCCCTTTGGGATTTCCTTTCTCCAAGTCTGAAACATAATGTATTCTTTTTACTAATTGTTGAGCTGCTTTTTTAACTTAAAGAACTATAAAGAGGTGATAACTGGCAGATATTGTCTGATAACTACACCTTCCCATCTTGTGTTCATAGGGGCTTTACTAGATCTATCCAAAGAAGATTGCAATTTAATCCCATCATACTTGTGGGTGTGTGCCTATCTTCCCTTTTAGTTGAACCTTAATAGTCCTGCAAGTGGGCCACGAATGCCCAGTGGAACAGAAATGCATTTGCACGGATCAGTATGAACATATGACACATCGGATATATTTGGAAGTCTTCCAAATGTGTGATGCTTTTAAGAGGCTAAAAGCAGCCACACTGCAGATGATTGTGCTGTATTTAACCTTTTTCCCCGTCTGACTGTGTgtcttcccgcattggtacagGTGACCGATATGTCGTGGTAGATTGTGGTGGGGGCACAGTGGATTTGACCGTCCACCAAATCAGGCTGCCTGAAGGTCATCTCAAAGAACTGTATAAAGCTTCAGGTAAAGAGCGCACCAGATCCCATCCcctctttttattattgtatcatCAGGGAAAGAGAAGTGTTTTAGGTTTTCATGTATCCTCACATCTCTTgtaagttattttgttttgttttattttagtttttttccccatggTTCCCTAGATCAAAAAAGCAGTTTGAAATGTTATACTGCATGTTTCAGCTCCCTATATTAATGAGGGTAGCCTGCTAAGTGCTGGCACAGGAGTTTTGAGAGCTCTTCACTGGGCTTTTCATTGTGCTCTAATGGTGTCTCATTGCAAACACTCCTGTAACATCAGCAGCAAGTACATGGGCTGAGAGGTTGGAGGGGTCTCTGTGGGAGGGCTGGGGAGCTGTTACCATCAGCACCTGTGTTTTATGgtctatttgtttataattgcAGGGGGTCCATATGGCTCTATCGGTATAGACTACGAGTTTGAGAAGCTACTGTGCAAAATCTTTGGGCCAGACTTCATCGATCAGTTTAAGATCAAGCGACCGGCTGCCTGGGTGGATCTGATGATCGCCTTTGAGTCCCGGAAGAGAGCAGCAGCGCCAGAAAGGACCAACCCCCTGAACATCAACCTGCCCTTTTCCTTCATTGACTACTACAAGAAGTTCAGAGGCCACAGCGTGGAGCACGCCCTGCGGAAGAGCAAGTGAGTAGGGGGTTTCTGTATCCACCAGGGTTATTCTGGACAGATCTATATGAATCGTAGTTAAAAGACAAGATGTGTTTAATAGCGTATAGGCCCACATTTGGCCTTGATGATTGTGGCAATTCTTTTAATAGATGGCTGTAGGAATCCTGTACTATACCTCCCATACAGCACTTTCTAGAATGTAGACTGTGCCAGAGGTATGTTTTTGGTATTGATATCAGATTTTTTGttataaaaatttaaaaataaagagctTTATTTACAGATCTCAAGATCTTTGCTGCAGTCCATTACTGGGATGGAGGGAGGCCGGTCACCTTACTTTtaataaaatagtttatttatgtaaaaaaaaatgtgtgtgagcTCAATCATGATTACCATATTTACATTCTTCCTTGATCGCCATCAAACTCCCCTACTCCAGTCCCCACTTAGTTTTTTTCTGTATATGTTTAGAGAATTTACTTGAATGCAAGTAAGTGTTCAAGCTGTAAAATCCAGACCTTAGACCATTGTCAGCACTGAGGTAGTGCTCTCAAGAGGTCGTGTCAGATTTTATTGATTTTGCCATTGATGCCATTAATAGAGTGTTCTCAAAAGCTGTGCTTTTCAAAGCAAAGCACTTTACTTCAGTTCTGTCTACACTGTAAATTCTGTCTGGAACATTAACCCTTTTCATCTTCTCAGATGACCGCTGAAAGAACTGGTTTATATAATCTGCATTTATTCTCCAATTTTAGTTGACTCCTTTTACGTTTGTTAATATGCATATTTTGTTACGTTTTCTTCTTTGTTGTTGATGGGCATGATATATCTAATTATGTCAGAAAAATCTTGCAAAACTGTTTCAAAGCTAGAAAGTATGTGTGGGAGGCAAATTAATGGTTTCCTGAGGTTTAATGAAGCATTAAACACTTAATCCTTTGCTTAAGGCAGTGCTAGACGTCTCATTCAGAAGATGTTTTGCTGAAATTGTCAATTGATATTACAATAAACTCAACTGAAACTAGGCAATCAGGCAGCAGATAGATGACCTACCCTACTCCCTTAAGTCCTGATCTAAAGTGAGACTCCAGAACAGGTTAATTTTACTACTGTTTCTTACCGCACATAAAGCATTGTACGGAAGGTGCAAACATAGCTGTGTTGAAATACTTGTGCCTCTGTAATACATAACTCTCAAAAAGTTCTTACATTTAAAGGTATTTGAGTTCTGTCATTCGCATAAAACACCCCAAAGTGGAGATGTGGTCAGAACAGCACTGTACAGACTGTGTCTAGCCATGGAATATATCTAATTTTGCTCTAATGGTTTGAAGGTTTTGTGTATTGATTTCTGTGTGTGATACTGTATATTGACATTTTAATGATCATCTAGTATGCCTAGCAAACTCTGCCTGGTATCAGTGTCTTGTGTTCACTGACTTCTGTCAAATAAATCaagatttttatgttttttctgaTGATTGGTCTCATGTCTGTTGAAGAGCATCATTACTGGAATGAGGTTTATAGAAACGGGAAGTGCAGAATCTCTAAGGAGAGTACTTTAAAGTAACTTGGGATCCTGAAAGCCTGTGAATTAAATCACCCCAGAGAAATGAACTGTAACACAAGTAGGACTTCAAAAACAGTAATAGTGCTTTGgttttaatttcagattttatttaaataccatTAGTCATTTTTCAATCTGTTTTACATTATGGAGCCACTATTTAGAAGATTGTTTTTGGGAAGTCCTGTCGCAAGTCAATGTTGACATACTGTAGAAAAATGCAGGAAAGAAAAGTcaaaatttaaatatacattacatgatCAGTGGAAAATTTCTTCTGGGCAAAGGATATTTCTAAGTGTTACTCTAAAGTATTTGGGCAAGATGTAGAATTTAAGTATTTAGGTAGAAACTGGTTTATATGCTTACATAGTGCAAAGTACTGAAAATGGTTTTATTAACAATCTGAGTTGGGCTTTGAGGTAATATTTGCTGTTGATTTTATTTAACAGTGTGGACTTTGTGAAATGGTCCTCCCAGGGGATGCTTAGAATGAACCCAGACGCCATGAATGCCCTCTTTAAGCCAACAATAGACCACATTATCCAACATCTCAGTAAGTAGTGaattcagaaaaacacaaagttTGAATGTATGCCAGTGATTCAGTGATTCGAATGAGCGAGTCTATGTACATCACCCTGCAATGGATAGTTGTGATATAAAAATCGCTTTCTTAGAACGGTAAGTAAACTGAAGGCATGACATAGGAGTTAACATGTAGGCTGTACAGTTTGCATTGCCTGCAGAATTCCCTGTCCCTTCATAGAAAATCGCATTAGGCGAAGTTCAAAGTGGAAAGTAGGTCAGGTTTTCTCTGCCGTCTACCTTAAGTCTGAATAAGAGTCTGTTACGGCGAGGCATGTCACACAGCACATCGAAGCCTTGATCTGCTCTAGTCATTTTTTTTGAAGGTACCTGAAAgcttataaaaaaacaagaggTATATTGTGGGGGTTGTGGGgagtatttgtgttttttttcatccAGCTCTGGATTTCCGTATTTTTCCGCAGCTGAGCTCTTCGAGAAGCCGGAGGTCTGCGATATCAAGTTCTTGTTTCTGGTGGGCGGCTTCGCGGAGTCCCCTCTGCTGCAGCAGGCCGTGCAGACCATGCTGCAGGGCCGCTGCCGCATCATCATCCCCCACGACGTGGGCCTCACCATCCTGAAGGGCGCGGTGCTGTTCGGCCTGGACCCCAGCGTCATCAAGGTGCGCCGCTCACCCCTCACCTACGGCGTGGGCGTCCTCAACCGCTTCGTGGAGAGCAAGCACCCGgcggagaagatgctggtgaaGGACGGCACGCGCTGGTGCACCGACGTCTTCGACACCTTCATCACGGCCGACCAGTCTGTGGCCCTCGGGGAGACGGTCAAGCGCAGCTACACCCCCGCCAAGCCCTCGCAGctcgtcatcatcatcaacatctACTGCGCCGAGAAGGACGACGTGGCCTTCATCACCGACCCCGGCGTGAGGAAGTGCGGCACCCTGCGCCTGGACCTCACCGGCACCGAGAGCCCGGCCCCACGCCGTGAGATCCAGACGCTCATGCAGTTCGGGGACACGGAGATCAGAGCCATGGCCGTCGACGTGGCCACCTCGAAGACCGTGCGGGCCAGCATCGACTTCCTCAGTAACTAACACTCGCTGCCTGTGCAGCCCGTTCCACTGGAAGGGCTTGTAGTTGGAGGGAGGAAAGGTAAAGTGTGAGATATAATCTGTCAAGAAAGCTTCACAATTGGTTTAGCTGTGAAAACCTTTGTTAAACACATTTTAGCAGTTGCAACCCAGCTGTTTACATAGTTACAAAATaagctgttttgttgttttgtttttttaagcaggccattattatttttttgttgttgaatgattgtttacttttaaaagggGATATCTGAGACTTATTTTAAACACTACTACTGTTGAGCCAAATTACCATTTACatataaacattatttttttattagtagtagtagttgtagtagtcaTATTTGTATTCTTATTATCTTAGTTTCTGATGATAATgctgacaaaacaaaaataccccGTTTAGAAATGCCTTTACAGGATACGTATAGGCTGCTGAATGTGATGTACTGTATACTGCAAAGAACCTGACCTGCGATAGG
This region includes:
- the hspa12a gene encoding heat shock 70 kDa protein 12A isoform X2, producing MTEKESATDTGTADSVSSAYSSPAKSLGDPGITPLSPSHSLKDPDQNVPEGPSFTVVVAIDFGTTSSGYAYSFSKEPECIHTMRRWEGGDPGVSNQKTPTTILLTPEGKFHSFGYAARDFYHDLDPSESKHWLYLEKFKMKLHTTANLSIDTDLQAANGKKVKALDIFAYALQFFKEQALKELSDQTGSEFDNSDVRWVITVPAIWKQPAKQFMRQAAYKSSLVSPDNPEQLIIALEPEAASIYCRKLRLHQMIDLSSKAAVNGYSPTESVGTTMAQGDRYVVVDCGGGTVDLTVHQIRLPEGHLKELYKASGGPYGSIGIDYEFEKLLCKIFGPDFIDQFKIKRPAAWVDLMIAFESRKRAAAPERTNPLNINLPFSFIDYYKKFRGHSVEHALRKSNVDFVKWSSQGMLRMNPDAMNALFKPTIDHIIQHLTELFEKPEVCDIKFLFLVGGFAESPLLQQAVQTMLQGRCRIIIPHDVGLTILKGAVLFGLDPSVIKVRRSPLTYGVGVLNRFVESKHPAEKMLVKDGTRWCTDVFDTFITADQSVALGETVKRSYTPAKPSQLVIIINIYCAEKDDVAFITDPGVRKCGTLRLDLTGTESPAPRREIQTLMQFGDTEIRAMAVDVATSKTVRASIDFLSN
- the hspa12a gene encoding heat shock 70 kDa protein 12A isoform X1, producing MTEKESATDTGTADSVSSAYSSPAKSLGDPGITPLSPSHSLKDPDQNVPEGPSFTVVVAIDFGTTSSGYAYSFSKEPECIHTMRRWEGGDPGVSNQKTPTTILLTPEGKFHSFGYAARDFYHDLDPSESKHWLYLEKFKMKLHTTANLSIDTDLQAANGKKVKALDIFAYALQFFKEQALKELSDQTGSEFDNSDVRWVITVPAIWKQPAKQFMRQAAYKSSLVSPDNPEQLIIALEPEAASIYCRKLRLHQMIDLSSKAAVNGYSPTESVGTTMAQAKEHVRRNRQSRTFLVENVIGELWSELEEGDRYVVVDCGGGTVDLTVHQIRLPEGHLKELYKASGGPYGSIGIDYEFEKLLCKIFGPDFIDQFKIKRPAAWVDLMIAFESRKRAAAPERTNPLNINLPFSFIDYYKKFRGHSVEHALRKSNVDFVKWSSQGMLRMNPDAMNALFKPTIDHIIQHLTELFEKPEVCDIKFLFLVGGFAESPLLQQAVQTMLQGRCRIIIPHDVGLTILKGAVLFGLDPSVIKVRRSPLTYGVGVLNRFVESKHPAEKMLVKDGTRWCTDVFDTFITADQSVALGETVKRSYTPAKPSQLVIIINIYCAEKDDVAFITDPGVRKCGTLRLDLTGTESPAPRREIQTLMQFGDTEIRAMAVDVATSKTVRASIDFLSN